Proteins encoded in a region of the Synechococcus sp. BIOS-U3-1 genome:
- a CDS encoding aspartate-semialdehyde dehydrogenase: MTPVHSLPNRPLTVAVLGASGAVGQELLQLLEERNFPVRELRLLASARSAGQVCEWNGQTITVEEVCESSFQGVDLVLASAGGSVSRQWREAIVSAGAVMVDNSSAFRMEEGVPLVVPEVNPQAAAEHNGVIANPNCTTILLTLALAPLAAKRPMQRVVVSTYQSASGAGARAMEELKDLSRVVLEGGTPNSEVLPHSLAFNLFLHNSPLQSNSYCEEEMKMVHETRKIMALPQLRFTATCVRVPVLRAHSEAVNVEFTEPFPVKEARELLAFAPGVELLEDPASNRFPMPTDVTGRDPVVVGRIRQDISAENALEFWLCGDQIRKGAALNAIQIAELLLPAA; the protein is encoded by the coding sequence TTGACCCCCGTTCACTCGTTACCGAATCGACCTCTGACGGTGGCCGTCCTCGGTGCCAGTGGTGCGGTGGGGCAGGAATTGCTTCAGCTGCTTGAGGAACGCAATTTTCCTGTAAGAGAGCTACGTCTGCTGGCCTCTGCCCGTTCCGCTGGGCAGGTTTGTGAATGGAACGGACAGACGATCACGGTGGAGGAAGTCTGCGAGTCTTCCTTTCAGGGCGTCGACCTGGTGCTGGCATCCGCTGGCGGTTCGGTGTCGCGGCAGTGGCGTGAAGCGATTGTTTCCGCTGGTGCTGTGATGGTGGATAACTCCAGTGCCTTCCGCATGGAAGAAGGCGTTCCCCTGGTGGTTCCTGAGGTCAATCCGCAGGCTGCTGCTGAGCACAACGGTGTGATCGCCAATCCCAACTGCACCACGATCCTGCTCACGCTGGCTCTGGCGCCACTTGCTGCGAAGCGTCCGATGCAACGGGTGGTGGTCAGCACCTATCAGTCAGCGAGTGGTGCCGGGGCCCGGGCCATGGAGGAACTTAAGGATCTCTCACGTGTGGTGCTCGAAGGCGGCACGCCCAACAGTGAGGTTCTCCCCCATTCGCTGGCCTTCAACCTTTTTCTGCACAACTCACCGTTGCAGTCCAACAGTTACTGCGAAGAGGAAATGAAGATGGTTCATGAAACACGCAAAATCATGGCTTTGCCGCAGCTTCGCTTCACAGCGACGTGTGTACGGGTGCCCGTCCTGCGCGCCCATTCAGAAGCGGTCAATGTGGAATTCACCGAGCCTTTTCCAGTGAAGGAAGCCCGCGAGCTGCTGGCATTTGCCCCGGGGGTGGAATTGCTTGAGGACCCTGCAAGCAATCGCTTTCCCATGCCGACGGACGTGACCGGTCGTGATCCGGTGGTTGTGGGGAGGATCCGACAGGACATCAGCGCAGAGAACGCACTTGAGTTCTGGCTTTGTGGAGATCAGATCCGCAAAGGTGCGGCTCTCAATGCCATCCAGATCGCTGAACTGCTGTTGCCCGCCGCCTGA
- the dapA gene encoding 4-hydroxy-tetrahydrodipicolinate synthase codes for MSTAAELSPTPFGRLVTAMVTPFDTEGGVDLALAGRLARHLVDEGSEGLVVCGTTGESPTLSWSEQLKMFEAVRQAVGPGVHVLAGTGSNCTREAVEATREAAAAGADGALVVVPYYNKPPQDGMEAHFRAIAEAASDLPLMIYNIPGRTGCSMQPAAVARLMNCANVVSFKAASGTTEEVSQLRQACGHRLAIYSGDDALTLPMLSVGAVGVVSVASHVVGRRLRNMIEAYLAGQNAVALSQHEQLLPLFKALFATTNPIPVKAALELSGWPVGAPRLPLIPLEPAMRAALSEALDALRQT; via the coding sequence ATGAGCACCGCTGCAGAACTGTCTCCCACTCCTTTCGGCCGTTTGGTAACGGCCATGGTCACCCCGTTCGATACCGAGGGCGGAGTGGATCTGGCGCTTGCCGGTCGTTTGGCACGTCACCTGGTAGATGAGGGATCGGAAGGCCTCGTGGTGTGCGGCACTACGGGAGAATCACCCACCCTCAGTTGGAGCGAGCAACTGAAGATGTTCGAGGCAGTGCGGCAGGCTGTAGGCCCTGGCGTGCACGTGCTGGCGGGAACTGGCAGTAACTGCACGCGCGAGGCAGTAGAGGCCACCCGCGAGGCAGCAGCAGCTGGCGCTGATGGTGCTCTTGTGGTGGTGCCGTACTACAACAAACCCCCGCAGGACGGGATGGAAGCCCATTTCCGCGCCATTGCGGAGGCTGCGTCTGACCTGCCTCTGATGATCTACAACATTCCCGGCAGGACAGGTTGCAGCATGCAGCCAGCCGCAGTTGCCAGGTTGATGAATTGCGCCAACGTAGTGAGCTTCAAGGCCGCTAGTGGAACCACGGAAGAAGTCTCCCAATTACGACAGGCCTGCGGTCATCGTCTGGCGATCTACAGCGGTGATGACGCCCTCACACTGCCCATGCTCTCGGTGGGAGCCGTGGGCGTTGTGAGCGTGGCCAGCCATGTGGTGGGACGCCGACTACGCAACATGATCGAGGCTTATCTGGCTGGTCAAAACGCTGTCGCTCTCTCACAGCATGAGCAGTTATTGCCTCTGTTTAAAGCCCTGTTTGCGACCACCAATCCCATTCCGGTTAAGGCTGCTCTTGAGTTGAGCGGCTGGCCGGTGGGTGCTCCCCGACTTCCCCTCATTCCGCTGGAGCCCGCCATGCGCGCTGCCCTCTCCGAAGCCCTTGATGCCCTGCGTCAAACCTGA
- a CDS encoding ribonuclease J: MTVTTAQTKQPTLRVIPLGGLHEIGKNTCVFEYGDDLMLVDAGLAFPSDGMHGVNVVLPDTSFLRENQNRIRGMIVTHGHEDHIGGIAHHLKHFNIPVIYGPRLALSMLTGKMDEAGVADRTTLQTVGPRDVVKLGQHFSVEFIRNTHSMADSFSLAISTPVGTIIFTGDFKFDHTPVDGEHFDLARLAHHGDKGVLCLFSDSTNAEVPGFCPPERSVFSNLDRHIAESEGRVIVTTFASSIHRVSMILELALKNGRKVGLLGRSMLNVIAKARELGYMRAPDELFVPIKQINNVSDRETLLLMTGSQGEPLAALSRISRGEHPQVRVKSSDTIIFSASPIPGNTISVVNTIDRLMMLGAKVVYGKGEGIHVSGHGFQEDQKLMLALTRPKFFVPVHGEHRMLVRHARTGHSMGVPEDNTLIIDNGDVVELTADSITKSDPVKAGIELLDQSRNGIVDARVLKERQQLAVDGIVTILAAISTDGAMAAPPRVNLRGVVTTADARKMSLWTEREIKWVLENRWKQLTRNTGGAAPEVDWMGVQREVEVGLSRRMRRELQVEPLILCLVQPAPAGTPVYKGRADSEPDDRPAPRGRGGRQVGGNGAGRHGGGRDGGGRDRSREATPARVITTTRSAAVEAKSAPVKEPVAAASKAPAPAPAKEPAPAAAAPSVDQDMPAGRTRRRRSAAA; this comes from the coding sequence ATGACCGTCACAACTGCCCAGACCAAGCAACCCACTCTGAGAGTGATCCCTCTTGGAGGACTGCATGAAATCGGTAAGAACACCTGCGTGTTCGAATACGGCGATGACCTGATGCTGGTTGATGCCGGTCTGGCTTTCCCCAGTGATGGCATGCATGGCGTGAACGTGGTGCTGCCCGATACCAGCTTTCTGCGCGAGAACCAGAACCGCATTCGCGGCATGATCGTTACCCATGGTCATGAAGACCACATCGGTGGCATCGCCCACCATCTCAAGCACTTCAACATCCCGGTGATCTACGGGCCTCGTCTGGCTCTTTCGATGCTCACCGGAAAGATGGATGAGGCGGGCGTTGCCGATCGCACCACTCTGCAGACCGTCGGTCCTCGCGATGTGGTGAAGCTGGGTCAGCACTTCTCAGTGGAGTTCATCCGCAACACCCACTCGATGGCGGACAGCTTTTCGCTGGCCATCTCCACTCCGGTGGGAACAATCATCTTCACAGGCGACTTCAAGTTCGATCACACCCCTGTTGACGGTGAGCACTTCGATCTGGCTCGCTTGGCTCACCACGGCGACAAGGGAGTTCTCTGCTTGTTCAGCGATTCCACTAATGCCGAGGTGCCAGGTTTCTGCCCTCCTGAGCGGTCTGTGTTCTCCAACCTTGACCGTCACATCGCCGAGTCCGAGGGGCGTGTGATCGTCACCACCTTTGCCAGTTCAATCCATCGTGTGTCGATGATTCTTGAGCTCGCCCTCAAGAACGGACGCAAAGTTGGCTTGCTGGGTCGATCCATGCTCAACGTGATCGCCAAGGCCCGTGAGCTGGGCTACATGCGTGCTCCTGATGAGCTGTTTGTGCCGATCAAGCAGATCAACAATGTCTCCGATCGCGAGACCCTGCTGCTGATGACCGGCAGCCAGGGTGAGCCTCTTGCAGCGCTGAGCCGTATCTCCCGTGGTGAACACCCGCAGGTGAGAGTCAAGAGCTCCGACACGATCATTTTCTCTGCGAGCCCGATTCCCGGAAACACCATCTCCGTGGTGAACACGATCGACCGGCTGATGATGCTGGGCGCCAAGGTGGTGTACGGCAAGGGTGAAGGCATTCACGTCTCTGGCCACGGCTTCCAGGAAGACCAGAAGCTGATGCTGGCGCTCACTCGTCCGAAGTTTTTCGTGCCCGTTCACGGTGAGCACCGCATGTTGGTGCGTCATGCCAGGACAGGGCACTCCATGGGCGTTCCAGAGGACAACACCCTGATCATTGATAACGGTGATGTTGTTGAGCTCACCGCAGACTCAATCACCAAGTCGGACCCAGTGAAGGCAGGTATCGAGCTGCTTGATCAGTCGCGCAACGGCATTGTTGATGCCCGCGTGCTCAAGGAGCGTCAGCAACTGGCGGTAGATGGCATCGTCACAATCCTGGCTGCGATCAGCACCGATGGGGCTATGGCGGCTCCGCCTCGTGTGAATCTTCGCGGTGTCGTCACGACGGCCGATGCCCGCAAGATGTCGCTGTGGACTGAACGTGAAATCAAGTGGGTGCTTGAGAATCGCTGGAAGCAGCTCACCCGCAACACCGGTGGCGCGGCTCCGGAGGTCGACTGGATGGGTGTGCAGCGGGAGGTGGAGGTCGGTCTCAGCCGCCGAATGCGCCGTGAACTTCAGGTGGAGCCCTTGATCCTCTGTCTGGTGCAGCCCGCCCCGGCAGGAACACCGGTTTACAAAGGTCGTGCGGACTCCGAACCCGATGACCGTCCAGCTCCCCGTGGACGAGGGGGTCGCCAGGTGGGTGGCAATGGAGCTGGTCGGCATGGAGGAGGCCGTGACGGTGGTGGTCGAGACCGCAGCCGGGAAGCCACTCCAGCGAGGGTGATCACCACAACCCGTTCAGCTGCTGTTGAGGCCAAGTCGGCTCCAGTCAAGGAACCTGTCGCCGCAGCTTCTAAAGCCCCCGCACCCGCACCCGCCAAAGAGCCTGCGCCCGCCGCTGCAGCACCATCAGTTGATCAGGACATGCCCGCGGGCCGCACCCGGCGCCGCCGTTCAGCTGCGGCGTAA
- the tilS gene encoding tRNA lysidine(34) synthetase TilS gives MTANEPWLNWHDRLHRRLLLTPQLLPKGATLLLAISGGQDSMALLGLLRDLSSRHHWTLQLWHGDHGWHEGSARIASDLASWCQTQQLPLLISTSTFSTTSSEAKARAWRYAELQQACEQLNLNSTTNPCHTVVTGHTASDRAESLLLQLSRGTDLAGLGNLRWQRPLNAEAMNDIRLVRPLLHFSHDDTAAICQDLQLPIWTDPSNSDSRFDRNRIRQEVLPVLEALHPGCSRRMAELSERVSQVQDTQSALVTLSLENLKRPDGALKRSPLLQLPGSARRLLLHGWLQAQGMPALSARQLEELSTAIGPSQPPGERHLAGQKRLRWCRDWVQLEDRS, from the coding sequence ATGACAGCCAACGAGCCTTGGCTGAACTGGCACGACAGACTTCACCGCCGACTTCTGCTGACTCCCCAGCTGCTGCCCAAGGGGGCAACACTTCTGCTGGCCATTTCCGGCGGTCAGGACTCGATGGCTCTGCTGGGGCTGCTGAGAGATCTGTCCTCTCGACATCACTGGACCCTGCAGCTTTGGCATGGAGACCATGGCTGGCATGAAGGGTCTGCACGCATTGCCAGCGATTTGGCCAGCTGGTGCCAGACACAACAGCTGCCGCTGCTGATCAGCACCAGCACATTCAGCACCACCAGCAGCGAAGCCAAAGCCCGTGCGTGGCGTTACGCCGAGCTCCAACAGGCCTGTGAGCAGCTCAACCTCAACAGCACTACCAACCCTTGCCACACGGTCGTGACCGGACACACCGCCAGCGACCGAGCCGAATCGCTGCTGTTGCAACTCAGCCGAGGAACGGACCTGGCCGGGCTGGGCAACCTGCGTTGGCAGCGCCCCCTGAATGCCGAGGCAATGAATGACATTCGCCTCGTGCGTCCACTGCTGCACTTCAGCCATGACGACACCGCCGCCATCTGCCAGGACCTGCAACTGCCGATCTGGACAGACCCGAGCAACAGCGATTCACGTTTCGATCGCAACCGCATCCGTCAGGAGGTTCTACCGGTACTGGAGGCACTGCACCCCGGCTGCAGCAGGCGCATGGCTGAGCTGAGCGAGCGAGTGTCCCAGGTGCAGGACACCCAGAGCGCATTGGTAACTCTGAGTCTGGAGAACCTGAAACGACCAGATGGCGCCTTGAAACGATCTCCACTGCTCCAACTCCCCGGTTCAGCAAGACGACTGCTCTTGCATGGATGGCTGCAGGCCCAGGGCATGCCAGCACTCTCAGCCCGGCAGCTGGAGGAACTGAGCACTGCCATCGGTCCAAGCCAACCGCCTGGTGAGCGTCATCTGGCGGGTCAGAAGCGACTCCGCTGGTGCCGAGACTGGGTACAACTGGAAGACAGGAGCTGA
- a CDS encoding DUF561 domain-containing protein, translating into MSRLSLLPAALRRSLEQRSSLKVIAGLMNFNADSVARVSRAAGLGGADLIDVACDAELVKLAVEASGGLPVCVSSVEPEQFPAAVAAGAAMVEIGNFDAFYPQGRVFGAEEVLDLTRRTRALLPEVVLSVTVPHVLPMDQQEQLAVDLVVAGADLIQTEGGTSAKPFSAGSLGLIEKAAPTLAAAHSISAALQHAGETAPVLCASGLSAVTVPMAIAAGAAGVGVGSAVNRLDDELAMVAVVRGLREAIGSEVTSRV; encoded by the coding sequence ATGTCCCGCCTTTCTCTGCTGCCTGCTGCTCTCCGCCGCAGCCTGGAACAGCGTTCCTCGCTGAAGGTGATCGCTGGTCTGATGAACTTCAATGCAGACTCGGTCGCTCGCGTGTCCCGCGCCGCTGGATTGGGTGGTGCTGATCTGATTGATGTGGCCTGTGATGCCGAACTGGTGAAATTGGCGGTTGAGGCCTCCGGTGGCCTGCCGGTCTGCGTGTCGTCTGTTGAGCCCGAGCAGTTTCCGGCCGCTGTAGCGGCAGGAGCCGCAATGGTGGAGATCGGTAATTTTGATGCTTTTTATCCCCAGGGCCGCGTCTTCGGAGCTGAAGAGGTCCTAGACCTCACCCGCCGCACTCGCGCCTTGCTGCCTGAGGTTGTGCTGAGCGTCACCGTTCCGCACGTGTTGCCGATGGATCAGCAGGAACAGCTGGCGGTGGATCTGGTGGTGGCGGGTGCCGATCTGATCCAGACTGAGGGTGGCACTAGTGCCAAACCCTTCAGCGCCGGCAGCCTTGGCCTGATTGAAAAGGCTGCTCCCACTTTGGCCGCGGCTCACAGCATCAGCGCTGCTCTGCAGCACGCCGGTGAGACGGCACCGGTGCTGTGTGCATCTGGTCTTTCGGCTGTCACGGTGCCGATGGCGATCGCAGCTGGTGCTGCGGGTGTGGGCGTTGGCTCCGCGGTGAACCGCCTCGATGATGAGTTGGCCATGGTCGCTGTGGTGCGCGGATTGCGTGAAGCCATCGGCAGTGAGGTCACCAGCCGGGTCTGA
- the uvrB gene encoding excinuclease ABC subunit UvrB: protein MPAYDLTAPYTPKGDQPTAITQLVEGVNGGSRYQTLLGATGTGKTFTMANVIAETGRPALVLAHNKTLAAQLCNELREFFPNNAVEYFISYYDYYQPEAYVPVSDTYIAKTASINEEIDMLRHSATRSLFERRDVIVVASISCIYGLGIPSEYLKASVQFRVGESLDLRGSLRELVNNQYSRNDMDITRGRFRVKGDVLEIGPAYEDRLVRVELFGDEVEAIRYVDPTTGEILQSLETINIYPAKHFVTPKDRLDSAIKDIRFELKERLEFLQTEGKLLEAQRLEQRTTYDLEMLQQVGYCNGVENYARHLAGREPGSAPECLIDYFPDDWLLIVDESHVTCSQLQAMYNGDQARKKVLIDHGFRLPSAADNRPLKGEEFWTKARQTVFVSATPGDWEVKVSDGQVAEQVIRPTGVLDPIVEVRPTTGQIDDLLGEIRTRADKQQRVLVTTLTKRMAEDLTDYLAENKVRVRYLHSEIHSIERIEIIQDLRLGEYDVLVGVNLLREGLDLPEVSLVAILDADKEGFLRAQRSLIQTMGRAARHVEGVALLYADNMTDSMAKAIEETERRRKIQHAHNEKHGIVPTAAGKKASNSILSFLELSRKLKSDGPDADLVQVAGKAVQALENDSYGMALEALPELIDQLEVKMKDAAKKLDFEEAANLRDRIKKLRQKLVGQS from the coding sequence ATGCCTGCCTACGACCTGACTGCGCCCTACACCCCCAAAGGTGATCAGCCGACGGCGATCACCCAATTGGTGGAGGGGGTGAATGGTGGCAGTCGATATCAGACCCTTCTGGGTGCGACCGGTACGGGTAAGACCTTCACGATGGCCAATGTCATCGCTGAGACGGGTCGTCCTGCTCTGGTATTGGCTCACAACAAGACCCTGGCGGCACAGCTTTGCAATGAGCTGAGGGAATTCTTTCCCAACAACGCTGTGGAGTATTTCATCTCCTATTACGACTATTACCAGCCGGAAGCGTATGTACCGGTCAGTGATACTTATATCGCCAAAACAGCATCGATCAATGAAGAGATCGACATGCTGCGTCACTCGGCCACGCGATCTTTATTTGAACGCCGCGATGTGATTGTGGTGGCTTCAATCAGTTGTATTTACGGCCTAGGGATTCCCAGCGAATACCTCAAAGCATCCGTGCAGTTTCGGGTGGGTGAGTCTCTCGATCTACGTGGCTCTTTGCGCGAGTTGGTGAATAACCAGTACAGCCGCAATGACATGGATATCACTCGCGGTCGCTTTCGCGTGAAGGGAGATGTGCTGGAAATCGGTCCTGCTTATGAAGACCGTCTGGTGCGGGTGGAGCTGTTTGGTGACGAGGTGGAAGCGATCCGCTATGTCGACCCCACCACTGGCGAAATCCTGCAGAGTCTCGAAACCATCAACATCTATCCGGCTAAGCACTTCGTGACGCCGAAGGATCGTTTGGACTCGGCCATCAAAGATATTCGGTTCGAGCTCAAGGAACGACTGGAGTTTCTGCAGACCGAAGGCAAGTTGTTGGAAGCTCAGCGCCTGGAGCAACGCACCACCTATGACCTGGAGATGCTGCAGCAGGTGGGCTACTGCAATGGTGTTGAGAACTACGCCCGTCACCTGGCCGGACGTGAACCGGGTTCAGCCCCGGAATGCCTAATCGATTACTTTCCCGACGATTGGCTGTTGATCGTGGATGAAAGCCATGTGACCTGTTCACAGCTACAGGCGATGTACAACGGCGATCAGGCCCGCAAGAAGGTGCTGATCGATCACGGTTTTCGTCTGCCCAGCGCAGCCGATAACCGGCCGCTCAAAGGCGAAGAGTTCTGGACGAAGGCTCGTCAGACCGTGTTTGTGAGTGCCACGCCCGGTGATTGGGAAGTGAAAGTGAGTGATGGCCAGGTGGCAGAGCAGGTCATCAGACCCACTGGAGTGCTCGATCCGATTGTGGAAGTGAGGCCGACGACGGGTCAGATCGATGACTTGCTGGGAGAGATCCGAACGCGGGCCGACAAGCAGCAGCGGGTGCTGGTGACCACGCTGACCAAGCGTATGGCCGAAGACCTCACGGATTATTTGGCTGAGAACAAAGTGAGGGTGCGCTATCTGCACTCGGAGATTCATTCGATTGAGCGGATCGAAATCATCCAGGACCTGCGCCTGGGCGAGTACGACGTGCTGGTGGGCGTGAACCTGCTGCGTGAAGGCCTTGATCTTCCCGAGGTGAGCCTGGTGGCGATTCTGGATGCCGACAAAGAAGGCTTTCTGCGAGCGCAGCGTTCGTTGATTCAGACCATGGGTCGTGCAGCCCGCCATGTGGAGGGCGTGGCGTTGCTCTACGCGGACAACATGACCGATTCGATGGCCAAGGCGATCGAGGAAACCGAACGCCGGCGCAAGATCCAGCATGCTCACAACGAAAAGCACGGAATTGTGCCGACGGCAGCGGGTAAAAAAGCCAGCAATTCGATTCTTTCGTTTCTGGAGCTCTCCAGGAAACTCAAGAGCGATGGCCCCGATGCCGACCTGGTGCAAGTGGCCGGTAAAGCTGTGCAGGCCTTAGAGAATGACTCCTATGGCATGGCTCTCGAGGCCTTGCCCGAGCTGATCGACCAGCTTGAAGTCAAGATGAAAGACGCGGCCAAGAAGCTCGATTTCGAGGAAGCCGCGAACCTTCGCGACCGGATTAAGAAGTTGCGGCAGAAGCTGGTGGGTCAGAGCTGA
- a CDS encoding aspartate kinase, translating into MALLVQKFGGTSVGSVERIQAVARRIANCKEEGHDLVIVVSAMGHTTDELTAKANAISSNPPQREMDMLLATGEQVSIALLSMALHELGIPAISMTGPQVGIVTESAHGKARILDVRTDRLRSQLAEGRVVVVAGFQGTSQSSGGTAEITTLGRGGSDTSAVALAAALGASACEIYTDVPGVLTTDPRKVEDAQLMPRVSCDEMLELASLGAAVLHPRAVEIARNYGVTMVVRSSWSDEPGTTLTSRNSRPIGREGLELGRPVDGAELVEHQAVLALSHVSDQPGVAAQLFESLSEGGVNVDLIIQATHEGNSNDITFTVAETDLERARSICESLIQKLGGELVAQSGMSKLSIGGAGIMGRPGIAAGLFQTLSRVGINLRVIATSEVKVSCVINADVGSKALHATQEAFELEADQISLNPCASGEGEPEVRGVALDRDQAQVSVRHVPDKPGTAGALCNALADAGISLDAIVQSERQHADGSRDISFTLKRDDRSAADRALRALLAQWPGALLEDGPAIARVSAVGAGMPATAGTAGRMFRFLAEAGVNIEMIATSEIRTSCVVAEADGVAALQAVHAGFKLGGSTRHAAEGTESPVVA; encoded by the coding sequence ATGGCCCTGCTGGTGCAGAAGTTCGGCGGGACCTCCGTCGGCAGCGTGGAGCGCATCCAGGCCGTGGCAAGGCGTATCGCCAACTGCAAGGAGGAAGGTCACGATCTGGTGATCGTGGTCTCGGCCATGGGCCACACCACCGATGAACTCACCGCCAAGGCCAACGCCATCAGCAGCAATCCACCGCAGCGTGAGATGGACATGCTGCTGGCCACCGGTGAACAGGTGTCGATTGCGCTGCTCTCCATGGCGCTGCATGAGCTGGGCATCCCGGCCATCTCCATGACTGGCCCCCAGGTGGGCATCGTGACCGAATCCGCCCATGGCAAGGCACGCATCCTCGACGTGCGCACCGATCGTCTACGCAGCCAGCTGGCCGAGGGCCGCGTCGTGGTGGTGGCCGGTTTTCAGGGCACGAGCCAGAGCAGCGGCGGCACCGCTGAAATCACGACCCTGGGGCGCGGAGGCTCCGACACCTCAGCCGTTGCCCTAGCGGCAGCCCTTGGTGCCTCTGCTTGTGAGATTTACACCGATGTACCTGGGGTGCTCACCACCGATCCACGCAAGGTGGAAGACGCCCAGCTGATGCCTCGAGTGAGCTGCGACGAAATGCTCGAACTGGCCAGCCTCGGCGCTGCCGTTCTGCACCCCCGCGCCGTAGAGATCGCGCGCAATTACGGCGTCACGATGGTGGTGCGCTCCAGCTGGAGTGATGAACCAGGCACAACGCTCACCAGCCGCAACTCGCGGCCCATTGGCCGCGAAGGTCTGGAACTCGGGAGGCCGGTGGATGGCGCCGAACTGGTGGAACATCAGGCCGTGCTGGCTCTCTCCCATGTGTCCGATCAGCCCGGCGTTGCCGCCCAGCTGTTCGAAAGCCTGTCTGAGGGTGGCGTGAATGTGGACCTAATCATCCAGGCCACCCACGAAGGCAACAGCAACGACATCACCTTCACCGTGGCTGAAACTGACCTGGAGAGGGCTCGCAGTATCTGTGAATCCCTGATCCAGAAGCTGGGCGGTGAGCTGGTCGCTCAGTCCGGGATGAGCAAGCTGAGCATCGGCGGCGCCGGCATCATGGGCCGTCCCGGCATTGCCGCCGGTTTGTTTCAGACCCTCTCCCGAGTGGGCATCAATCTGCGTGTGATCGCAACCAGTGAAGTGAAGGTCAGCTGTGTGATCAACGCCGACGTTGGCAGCAAAGCCCTTCACGCCACCCAGGAGGCCTTCGAACTGGAGGCCGATCAGATCAGCCTGAATCCCTGCGCAAGCGGCGAAGGGGAGCCAGAAGTGCGCGGCGTAGCCCTCGACCGGGACCAGGCCCAAGTGAGCGTCCGCCATGTTCCCGACAAACCCGGAACCGCTGGAGCCCTCTGCAATGCGCTAGCCGACGCAGGTATCAGCCTCGATGCCATCGTCCAGTCGGAACGCCAGCACGCCGATGGGAGCCGCGATATCAGTTTCACCCTCAAACGCGACGACCGCAGTGCTGCGGATCGCGCCCTGCGTGCTCTGCTGGCCCAGTGGCCTGGAGCCCTGCTGGAAGACGGTCCAGCCATTGCCAGGGTCAGTGCCGTCGGCGCTGGCATGCCTGCCACGGCGGGCACCGCAGGTCGCATGTTCCGTTTTCTGGCAGAAGCGGGCGTGAATATCGAAATGATCGCCACCAGTGAAATCCGCACCAGCTGCGTGGTCGCTGAGGCCGATGGTGTTGCAGCACTTCAAGCCGTGCATGCCGGTTTCAAGCTGGGTGGCAGCACCCGCCATGCAGCCGAGGGAACCGAGTCACCCGTTGTGGCCTAA
- the holA gene encoding DNA polymerase III subunit delta, translating into MPIQLFWGDDSAALERAIQALIKKAVDPSWASVNVSRLDGSETGQARQALEEARTPPFGAGSRVVLLQRSPFCNACPSELADRFEASLDGIPESTQLLLCHPSKPDGRLRTTKALMKRIKAGEAGERSFKLPAIWDGAGQRQLVERTAEELNLRLEPDAVDALIEAIGNDSARLTMELQKLALHAESSGEARISASSVDSLIEGLSTNALQVGDALLAGDPGQAIALLDALNEAGEPALRIVATLTGQIRGWLWVMLLEQQGERDVGVIAKAAGIGNPKRIYVMRKQLQGHSPQRCLNLLGRLLDVEAALKRGTQPGDAFRDGLLGAAQ; encoded by the coding sequence ATGCCGATCCAGTTGTTCTGGGGCGATGATTCCGCCGCGCTGGAACGGGCGATTCAGGCCTTGATCAAGAAGGCAGTGGATCCGAGCTGGGCGAGCGTCAACGTGAGTCGGCTGGATGGCAGCGAGACGGGACAGGCCAGGCAGGCCCTGGAAGAAGCACGCACACCACCCTTCGGTGCAGGTTCCAGGGTGGTGCTGCTGCAGCGGTCTCCCTTCTGCAACGCCTGCCCCAGCGAACTGGCCGATCGCTTCGAAGCCTCTCTGGATGGCATCCCTGAAAGCACCCAGCTGCTGCTATGCCATCCCTCCAAACCCGACGGTCGGTTGCGCACCACCAAAGCTCTGATGAAACGCATCAAGGCGGGAGAAGCCGGTGAGCGCAGCTTCAAGCTGCCGGCGATCTGGGACGGTGCAGGCCAGCGCCAGCTGGTGGAGCGCACCGCTGAGGAGCTGAATCTGAGGCTGGAGCCTGATGCGGTGGATGCCTTGATCGAGGCCATCGGCAACGACAGCGCAAGGCTGACCATGGAGCTACAGAAGCTGGCTCTCCATGCTGAAAGTAGCGGCGAGGCACGCATCAGTGCCAGCTCCGTTGACAGCCTGATCGAGGGGCTCAGCACCAACGCTCTACAAGTGGGGGACGCCCTGCTGGCAGGCGATCCAGGCCAGGCGATTGCCTTGCTGGATGCCCTCAACGAAGCAGGCGAACCGGCTCTGCGCATCGTGGCCACGCTCACCGGTCAGATCAGGGGTTGGCTCTGGGTAATGCTGCTGGAACAACAGGGAGAACGGGACGTGGGGGTCATCGCCAAGGCAGCGGGAATCGGCAACCCCAAGCGGATCTACGTGATGCGCAAACAGCTGCAAGGGCATTCACCCCAGCGCTGCCTCAATTTGCTGGGCCGTCTGCTGGATGTAGAAGCAGCCCTCAAACGCGGCACCCAGCCCGGGGATGCTTTTCGTGATGGACTGCTGGGAGCAGCACAGTGA